In Oryza sativa Japonica Group chromosome 1, ASM3414082v1, the genomic stretch CTTTAGTTTTTTTCACTATTTAGATCCCACGGGAACTGAACTTAATTTCTACTAGAAATTTCTGGAAAAGACCTGCTTTTCAAATGGGACGCCGAGTCGCTCGAACAGTAGACAGGCAAAAGCTTCATAGACTTCCAGCCTAATAAGGCCTCATTTGATAGCCCTACTTACCCGGCCCATAATCACGATGGGCCAGGAAATCAAACTAACTTTCCAGCCCATATCTGGGATGGGCTAGGAATCGTGGCTATTCACTTCAGAAATACGTATTCCACAATACGTTAACTAGTTCGTAAAGCGTATTTTGTTAGTGAAGAATGTCTCTTCCTCCACCTCACCGTTCGAAACTTCCCTTAAACCCGCACATCGCATCATGCTtcttccggccgccgccgccgctgccggcggcgtcCACCGCCTCAAATCTCTCTGCCCCGTGCGCCGCATCTCCTCCCTCAAGGTTCCCtggcgccgcgacgccgccctcgaCGCCGCCATCCTCCGCGACCGACGGTACCGCCTCGCCTCCCGCCTCGTCCGCGAGGTGCTCCTCTCCccgggccgccgcctcctcctccgctaccTCTCCAAGCGCCGGCAACGAATCCGCCTCCCGGTGCTCGTCCCGACCTTCCTCCGCCGGTACCCCACCCTCCTCTCCGTCTCCCCTCCCCCCAACCCCgtcgcctccccttccccgcacctcctctccttcctcgagTTCGCCTCACGCCACCACGCGCTCCACTCGCCGCTCCTCGCCTCCAGGCTCGCCAAGCTCCTCATGATCTCCTCCACCCGCGCCCTCCCCGTCCCCAAGATTGCCGCCGCCAAGCGCGATTTCGGCCTCCCCGACGATTTCCTGACCTCGCTGGTCCCGAGGTACCCTCACCTCTTCCGCCTTGTTGGAGATCCGGGGCCTGACGCGTCCGGCAACGCGTTTCTTGAGCTGGTTTCGTGGGATGATCAGCTGGCGAAGTCGGTGATTGAATTGAGGGCTGACAAGGAGGCCGATGTGGTTGGCATTCGGCCGAGGCCGAATTTTACGGTTAAATTGCCGAGGGGATTCTATCTCAAGAAGGAGATGAGGGAGTGGGTGAGGGATTGGCTTGAGTTGCCATATGTATCGCCCTACGCCGATACGTCTGGGCTTCACCCGGCGTCACCGGAAGCAGAGAAGAGGTTGATTGGTGTTTTACATGAGGTTTTATCCTTGTCTGTAGAGCGGAGGATGGCTGTACCAATTATAGGGAAGTTCTGTGATGAGTTTAGGCTGTCAAATGCGTTTGCTAATGCGTTCACGAGACATCCGGGGATATTCTATGTGTCGTTGAAGGGTGGGATCAAGACGGCGGTGTTGAGGGAAGCATATGATGAGAATGGCGAGCTTGTTGATAAGGATCCAATGATTGAGCTGAAGGAGAGGTTTGTGGCAATCATGGATGAGGGGCATAGAGAGTATTTGGAGGagttgaggaagaagagggaagaGTTGGAGAAACAGAGACTGCAGGAGGCTTATAGGGGTGCCAAAGTTGGCACAGGTATTGAGGATGAGATGGAGGAGGAAGGCACTGATGAGtcagatgaagatgatgattcaGAAGAAGGAGAGGCCCTGTGAGTTGTGCATATGATTTCTGTTGCGCTTCTATGGTTAGTATGACCTGGGGAGCAGTGGCCAAGGTAAATTGATGATTCATTCAATTCTTAGTTTGATCAACTTTCTGCAAATAAATAAGATGACTGGTTGATGTCCAACAACTCTGTTTCTGAAATTATGCTGAAATGTAGGTTTTATGATGTTGTGGCCGTTGATACTGTTTTATGGCAAGATTGCCTTTATTCATTTATGACTTAACTCATTTTCTTTTCGATTAATTCTTTAAATGATGGCTTTGTTTTTGTCAGTTGACTCGATCTGGGGTTGGAAATGGAATCGCAGCATTTGTTTTGGAACCTCTAAACAGTCTGTCAAGACTTGAGGATATTCTTTGTAAGCATATCACTCAAAACCTTTCCTTTCATTGAACTATCTAAACATGTTTGCATCATGTCATGCTTTAGACAGGTGAACCAAATATTTGTTTGTGCTATCTGATTCTCATGAGGACACTGAACAACTAACAGTGCAGAATATTTGTTTACAATGACCTATAAAAATTTGCTACATTTCTCTGTAGGTGATTACTAGATATGCAAACCATATCCAGCTGTGTTTTTTTGAACAaataaaatcattatatgtgTTTTTGTTGCCATAGCAGATATTGCTGGTTAACCAAATGTTGAGACTTTGACAGAATGGACCTCTTTTTCAAGATAGGGACTTCATTAACCATAATTACATGCAAGAACTTTTCAGGAAAGTTCAACCATTGCTGATATTGGCGCACACAAACAGCACCAGTATGTGCAACTGACATGAAAATAAACTGCAATCTGATAAGTGATAATGAACAGTCTCTACAAGTAACAAACAAAAAAACTGGAGTTATAATATCTGTTCTTGTAATATTTTATCCTAGAAGAGCCTATCCCAACCACAGTTTTATCTTCCCAAGTCCCAACTCACAACATGTTTTTGAGCATGGAAGTGGAACACTTCTTGGCCAACAAGTTATTCATCACAAAGCATGTCTTTATCCTTTTCAAAGGGAGACATCCATGTTTTGCAGAAAATTTACTAGAGGAAACCCATCCAAAGAGCACAAACTGTGCCTTTTCCAGCAGGATCAgtgagatttgagaatgatctgTTGCTGACACTTAGTATAATATGATAAACATTAGGGACAATTTTGTTTTTAGCCCTATTTCGATATAcaattgtgattttgcccctactttttagggttttcgtttttaCCCTTGTTTTTCTGAAATGAAACAGGCGTTTACCCCTAGTTCTCATGGAAGTTAGTGGAGCTGTAATTGTTGTAGTAaggaaattgaaaataaaataaataatgattTTGCAAATTGAAGATTTACCTTTGTACCCCTGGCCGTCTCGCTGGCCCGAGCAGTACCCAAAACCCTATCACTAATCCCCACccccggtggcggcggtgtcCCGGCCAGGAGCAGCCAGCCACGGGCAGGAGGCCACGGTGGGGCTGCTGGCCCCGTCGGCGGTGTCTGGGCTGGGAGCAGGCGGTGGCGCACAGGAAGCCATTGTGGCGAGCGGGAGGCCACGGCGGCGTGGCAGGGAGCAGGAGGCCAGCAGCTGCACGCAGGGGCTGTGGCACGCGGGAAGCAGGCAAGCAAGCATATTTGTATCAGCTGCTCATAGGTTCTTTAGCAGGATGCACAAAAAATTGCTAGCAGGTGAATAGAAGTGTTAGAGTATGCAAATCTCCAAATCAATACTCAACTGCGTAAGATCTTTTGATCTAGTTTCAGATCTTTCTGATGTGACAACATCACAACAGAAACAGGTGAAACTGAAGTTAAATTAAGATGATCTTTCATTAATCTGATGCAGTTTGATTTGAACATGCTGATGCTTTTTTGCTGTAGCATCACATTTTCTTATGATCTTAATAATGTCATATAACTGCAATATTTGTCGTATGCCCTATGGATCACACGTAGTAAGTTACACAGGATAAGGGCACAAATGAGGGTGGAAATACAATTATTGAACAAAAGTAGAAGCAAATGTGCAACAACATGTAAGGATACAAAAGTCTTTTCGCCAATaacttaacaccgttaactttatCATCCACAATAGGGGCATAATAAGGGCAAAATGTTACTTCGTTTTAAAAAAGCAAGGGcaaaaacgaaaaccctaaaaagtgagGGCAAAATCACAATTGGATGTTGAAATAGGGGTAAGAATGAAATTGCCCCGTTTTATGTTTGTTTAGCTACCCAATAAATGTTCAGTTAGTTTACTTTGGAATATTGATGTTGTTATGGTCTAATCCTTCACATGGAAATATCAAtggaagcagcagcaacaccaAAACCAGGAACAGCATGTCCGAGAACACTCTAAAATCTAGATATCTGTATATAAAAAGTTTGTCAAAGTTACCACATGCATGCTACAACAATTTATATTTCAAATAGATaatatatccatcacattagccCATTACTATTCATGTGGACATGTGGTCACTGAATGTCAGCTTTAAGTGTATTAGTTTGATGAATGTACTAAACAGCTGTTTAAAACGGGTGGTGGTGCGAGTTTATTTTGTCAATTTTTCATTGTCCGTTGTTTTTTTAGATTTATGATTTATGCGGTTTCAGCCTAAATGAATCATGAATTCACAGATCACTGATCAAACATACAAGTCATTCATAAAGACAAGAGATTCGCTTTCTTTATACAATATTTCTAACAACCACAAATACATTCATTCAAGCTAATAATGCTGATTCCTTTTGTACGTACTACTTCTATTGAAATCTGCTGAAGGTATGATTACCCACAGCGATTTCAGTTGCATTTGTTATTCATGTTTATACTCATCTGAAGTAAATAGGATGAATATTAGAATGTGAATTCTTATCAATCAATTTGGCGAGACATCATTCTCGGGATGGAGGGTCTTTTATTTCTAACATGCTGTCCCTGTTTTCCGGTTAATCTTCTGACATGCTTATCTAGAGAATCGGTTGCACAATCCAAATTACAAACCGTTCAACTCTTCTCAGAAGCCTGTTGCTGTCATCTGAGTGCTAACTGCTGAATCCAATTGACTCCAATTGCTGATGACCATGTCCTTTTCAACTTCAGTCTGAACAGCCCTGGCGAGTACCTGTGAAGAGCATTTCACGAGTTGAAGAAATGGAATATGACAGATGCCATCGAAAGGTTACCTGAGGTATTTCCTACATTGCTGAAAGATAAACTTCAACATGATTGTTAGGAAATATTGTAGTTTTCCTAGGATTAAAATCTGGTTTTGGAATCGTTTTCCTATTGAAGACAGTTATTTTATCTGTAGTCAGATGTTTGAACTGAAGAATAACTGCTGCATTGTacttcctgaaaaaaaaagaagaggggcACCACATTGTCAGTACACACAACGCTGCACTATGAATCTATAATTGATAACGACAGCGGCTGATGCACTTGTATAATTGTAACTGTGGAAACCCATAATTCAGGTAGACTTGCTCTTTTGACGCTTAATTATTTGTTGAAATTTGGGTAATCTATTATATTTTTTGACATTTTAAACAAtaacacggtctccaaaatatatattggaCTATGATTTTCTAATatgatatatacaataaataaatacaattttatttttgttgttgtaCCATGTAAGACGAATCTACACATATTGTTTTATATTGTTCTAGTATCTTTACTTTAAATATTTTAGGAGTTATTCGTagtcaaaattataaaagtttaatctTAATTTTGTTCAAAACGTGAAGAATTAAGACCGCTGGAACCGGAGGAAATACTAATTTAGTCCTTTCGTTTCTGCCCGACTGAACTTTTATGAGGCTTCATCGTTTGCTTTCTTTTTCCCTAGAAAGAGTGATAGCATCCACAAACCCCAATGCGTGTAAACTTCATTTCCCTTTATTTATTCAGTGATCGAACCTTCCAATACAAACACAATCAAGTCATTAGAATTCGCCATCACgtttttcaaaaaggaaaataaccatatatatgcatgcatggtaaACTAAACCACTAATTCTAGGAGATTACGCCAAACCTCATCATGGCACATGCTTGGAAGAATTCTAACGTTGCTGGTCTCCCTAATACGTTAAGATGTCAAGCAGTCGAAGAGGCTTATTTGTGACATTTTGTTTTTTCACGTGGAGCTCCATCTCTAGAAGGCCTTATTTGTGGTTGTGGCTATGCCTATGCATAGCTCGAAGCCTCGAAATAAGGTCTTTAGGAACCGAGTTCATTCATCAAGACGCATGCATCCACCACTGCACT encodes the following:
- the LOC4326712 gene encoding protein WHAT'S THIS FACTOR 1 homolog, chloroplastic, translated to MLLPAAAAAAGGVHRLKSLCPVRRISSLKVPWRRDAALDAAILRDRRYRLASRLVREVLLSPGRRLLLRYLSKRRQRIRLPVLVPTFLRRYPTLLSVSPPPNPVASPSPHLLSFLEFASRHHALHSPLLASRLAKLLMISSTRALPVPKIAAAKRDFGLPDDFLTSLVPRYPHLFRLVGDPGPDASGNAFLELVSWDDQLAKSVIELRADKEADVVGIRPRPNFTVKLPRGFYLKKEMREWVRDWLELPYVSPYADTSGLHPASPEAEKRLIGVLHEVLSLSVERRMAVPIIGKFCDEFRLSNAFANAFTRHPGIFYVSLKGGIKTAVLREAYDENGELVDKDPMIELKERFVAIMDEGHREYLEELRKKREELEKQRLQEAYRGAKVGTGIEDEMEEEGTDESDEDDDSEEGEAL